Proteins found in one Actinomycetota bacterium genomic segment:
- a CDS encoding M48 family metalloprotease — protein sequence MIYFSSIIATGAATGLLLALILLRFASGSLLAAMGDACGGIFEAGHGFLAASNWNYLLAAAAAAIVLSQLAFLVGGGIRLIKASRSEKIGRRQGCMTCPALPSLVGSKWASRIAVIPGMDRLDAQTIGLLRPRIVLSQGMTAALDTDHLRAVVAHEEAHRAARDNLFITAAKTLILTLFYLPGPKKAFREMRLNLERAADMRASRTAGGKLVVAAALAQVAVSMNPAAREPALSSAVSGSGSDLAVRLQALIDSGKSHKGCRRRLLLFVAGTLLALTVFSSSALAVAGSDQRQAFICFTEHQQSAGPDGVCALGHPDHT from the coding sequence ATGATCTATTTTTCCTCGATTATCGCCACTGGAGCTGCAACCGGTTTATTGCTGGCGCTGATCCTGCTTCGTTTTGCCTCCGGATCATTACTCGCCGCTATGGGTGACGCCTGTGGCGGCATCTTCGAGGCGGGGCACGGATTCCTCGCAGCCAGCAACTGGAATTACCTGCTGGCGGCCGCCGCGGCCGCCATCGTTCTCTCCCAGCTTGCCTTCCTCGTCGGCGGCGGCATTCGGCTGATAAAGGCTAGCCGTAGCGAGAAGATAGGCCGGCGGCAGGGATGCATGACCTGTCCGGCGCTGCCCTCCCTGGTTGGGTCGAAGTGGGCTTCGCGGATAGCTGTGATTCCAGGAATGGATCGGCTGGATGCACAGACTATCGGCTTGTTGCGACCACGTATAGTGCTGTCGCAGGGCATGACCGCGGCCCTCGACACAGATCATCTGCGGGCGGTGGTAGCCCACGAGGAAGCGCATCGGGCCGCACGCGACAACCTCTTTATAACCGCGGCCAAGACCCTTATCCTCACCCTTTTTTATTTACCCGGACCGAAAAAAGCTTTTCGTGAGATGAGGCTCAACCTCGAGCGGGCCGCGGACATGAGGGCATCTCGCACAGCCGGCGGCAAGCTCGTTGTGGCAGCGGCCCTGGCGCAGGTTGCAGTTTCGATGAATCCGGCAGCCAGGGAACCTGCGTTGTCGAGCGCAGTCTCCGGAAGCGGCAGCGATCTTGCAGTCCGCCTGCAGGCGCTTATTGATTCCGGCAAGAGCCACAAGGGTTGCCGGCGTCGGCTGTTGCTTTTCGTTGCCGGGACTTTATTGGCGTTGACGGTATTCTCCTCCAGCGCACTTGCGGTTGCCGGGTCCGATCAGCGCCAGGCATTCATATGCTTTACCGAGCATCAGCAGTCTGCCGGCCCAGACGGCGTCTGTGCGCTGGGCCATCCGGATCACACTTAA
- a CDS encoding BlaI/MecI/CopY family transcriptional regulator has translation MAALRKKTSRLVNLKPSKKGIRQVLGDLETDIMEVLWRKNQASVREVHEILANDRNIAYTTVMTVMSRLAEKGLLMREQHGRAYLYAPTQTREEFCSETIGTVVQGLIGGFGEPVLSQFVDTVSAQDADQLDELVRLIEAKKKEAAKSATSP, from the coding sequence ATGGCTGCACTCAGAAAAAAGACATCCCGCCTGGTCAACCTGAAGCCTTCCAAAAAAGGCATCCGTCAGGTCCTTGGCGATCTCGAAACCGATATCATGGAAGTCCTCTGGCGGAAGAACCAGGCCAGCGTCAGGGAAGTGCACGAGATCCTGGCCAATGACCGCAATATCGCCTACACAACCGTGATGACCGTTATGAGCCGGCTGGCGGAAAAAGGCCTGCTCATGCGCGAGCAGCACGGGCGTGCATACCTTTATGCCCCAACCCAGACCCGCGAGGAATTTTGCAGCGAAACCATAGGCACCGTGGTTCAGGGCCTGATCGGAGGTTTCGGAGAACCGGTACTGTCACAATTCGTTGACACGGTCAGCGCACAGGACGCCGACCAGCTCGATGAACTCGTGCGCCTGATCGAAGCAAAGAAGAAAGAGGCAGCAAAATCGGCTACATCACCCTGA
- a CDS encoding CoA-binding protein, with protein sequence METAETPESIMAKARVIAIVGASPNPERPSHKVAAYLIEHGFEVIPVRPKVKEILGRRCYGSLEEIPGKIDIVDVFRRPEACPDVARAAVAAGAGALWLQEGIVSQEAARIAREGGLAIVMDLCTQKVHQHMNR encoded by the coding sequence ATGGAAACCGCTGAAACACCCGAATCGATCATGGCGAAGGCCCGCGTGATCGCCATAGTCGGCGCCTCCCCCAATCCGGAACGACCCAGCCACAAAGTCGCTGCTTATCTCATCGAGCATGGTTTTGAGGTGATTCCCGTCAGGCCCAAGGTCAAAGAGATACTCGGCCGCCGCTGTTACGGCAGCCTCGAGGAGATTCCCGGAAAAATCGATATCGTCGACGTCTTCCGGCGTCCTGAGGCCTGCCCCGACGTCGCCCGCGCCGCGGTGGCTGCGGGAGCCGGAGCCCTCTGGCTGCAGGAAGGAATCGTCAGCCAGGAGGCTGCGCGTATCGCCCGGGAGGGCGGCCTCGCTATAGTAATGGACCTTTGCACCCAGAAGGTCCACCAGCACATGAATCGATAA
- the tsf gene encoding translation elongation factor Ts — MAVSAKEVKALREQTGAGMMDCKKALSECSGDFDEAVKMLRTKGLADVAKRSGRTANEGLVDSYIHAGGKIGVLVEVNSETDFVARNDDFKAFVHDIAMHIAAAAPRYISRDDVPPLIVDEELAIYKEQARATGKPDNILEKIATGKLNKFYEQVCLLEQPFVKDDQFTVEQLLGNIVGKIGENIVIKRFARFELGKES, encoded by the coding sequence GTGGCAGTTAGCGCAAAAGAAGTAAAAGCTCTGCGCGAGCAGACAGGCGCCGGCATGATGGACTGCAAGAAAGCGCTCTCCGAATGCAGCGGCGATTTTGATGAAGCGGTCAAGATGCTTCGCACCAAGGGCCTGGCCGACGTTGCCAAGCGCAGCGGCCGGACGGCCAACGAAGGCCTCGTCGACAGCTACATACACGCCGGCGGCAAGATCGGCGTGCTCGTCGAGGTTAACTCCGAGACCGACTTCGTTGCCCGTAATGATGACTTCAAGGCCTTCGTGCATGACATCGCCATGCATATCGCCGCCGCGGCCCCGCGGTACATCAGCCGTGACGACGTCCCGCCGCTGATAGTCGATGAGGAGTTGGCGATTTACAAGGAGCAGGCCCGGGCGACCGGCAAACCGGACAACATCCTGGAAAAGATCGCGACCGGCAAACTGAATAAATTCTACGAGCAGGTCTGCCTGCTCGAGCAGCCCTTCGTCAAGGACGATCAGTTCACGGTCGAGCAGCTGCTCGGAAATATCGTAGGCAAGATAGGCGAGAATATTGTCATAAAGCGCTTCGCCAGATTCGAGCTGGGCAAGGAAAGTTGA
- the pyrH gene encoding UMP kinase, translating to MTPEAKPKTLQEYAGEPAVFKRVLIKLSGQALQSDELLSIDPDKIKAIATQVHTAWQRGVEIAIVVGAGNIFRGVAGSTRGMDRATGDYMGMIATVLNALALQDGMEKLGLNTRVQSAIHMQEVAEPYIRRRAIRHLEKKRVVIFAAGTGNPYFTTDTAAALRALEIGAEAILMAKRTYDGVYDSDPETNPDAVFLPDVTHLEAIERGLRVMDTTALSLCMDNDLPIHVFNMTDDVNIQRVLSGERAGTIVSSPAK from the coding sequence TTGACGCCGGAAGCCAAACCGAAGACATTGCAGGAATATGCCGGAGAACCGGCTGTCTTCAAACGCGTTCTGATCAAGTTGTCCGGACAGGCGCTGCAGAGTGACGAGCTCCTCAGCATCGATCCCGACAAGATCAAGGCCATAGCCACTCAAGTCCATACCGCCTGGCAACGCGGCGTTGAAATCGCCATCGTCGTCGGCGCCGGCAATATCTTCCGGGGCGTCGCCGGCAGCACCCGCGGCATGGACAGGGCTACGGGAGATTACATGGGCATGATCGCGACAGTGCTCAATGCGCTGGCGCTGCAGGACGGCATGGAAAAACTTGGCCTCAACACCAGGGTCCAGTCTGCGATCCACATGCAGGAGGTCGCCGAGCCCTACATCCGCCGCCGCGCCATCCGCCATCTGGAGAAGAAGCGCGTCGTCATCTTCGCCGCCGGCACGGGCAATCCCTACTTCACCACAGACACCGCCGCGGCGCTGCGGGCGCTGGAGATCGGCGCCGAGGCCATCCTCATGGCCAAACGTACTTATGACGGCGTCTATGATTCCGATCCCGAGACCAACCCCGACGCTGTCTTCCTGCCCGACGTGACTCACCTGGAAGCAATCGAGCGGGGCCTAAGAGTCATGGACACCACCGCGCTTTCACTTTGCATGGATAACGACCTTCCCATCCATGTCTTCAACATGACCGACGATGTCAACATACAACGCGTTCTTTCTGGCGAAAGAGCCGGAACTATAGTAAGCTCACCGGCGAAGTAA
- the frr gene encoding ribosome recycling factor: MVEEFLEDGRDRMDKAVVACHNEFNTIRTGRASTALLDRISVDYYGTRTPLKQLANLSAPEPRLLVITPYDKSAMKEIEHAIMESELGLNPNNDGNVIRLSIPELTEERRRDLVKVVKGLAENGRVAVRNIRRHVLHDLEELQKEGEISEDELRRTKDELQKLTDKHTEKIDQMLVHKEGEILEV; the protein is encoded by the coding sequence ATGGTTGAGGAGTTCCTCGAGGACGGGCGCGACCGCATGGACAAGGCCGTAGTCGCCTGCCACAACGAATTCAACACCATCCGCACCGGCAGGGCCTCGACGGCGCTGCTCGACCGGATCTCGGTCGATTATTACGGCACCCGGACCCCCTTGAAGCAGCTCGCCAATCTCAGTGCGCCCGAACCGCGGCTGCTGGTCATCACTCCGTATGACAAATCAGCCATGAAGGAGATCGAGCACGCCATCATGGAATCGGAGTTGGGGCTGAACCCCAACAACGACGGCAACGTCATCCGCCTGTCGATCCCGGAGCTCACCGAGGAGCGGCGCCGCGATCTGGTCAAGGTCGTCAAGGGCCTGGCCGAGAACGGCCGCGTCGCTGTCAGAAACATCAGGCGGCACGTGCTCCACGATCTTGAAGAGCTGCAGAAGGAGGGCGAGATCTCGGAAGACGAGCTGCGCCGGACCAAGGACGAGCTTCAGAAACTTACCGACAAGCACACGGAAAAGATCGACCAGATGCTCGTCCACAAGGAAGGTGAGATCCTGGAGGTGTGA
- the uppS gene encoding polyprenyl diphosphate synthase — MDGNGRWASRRHLPVIAGHREGSKTLKRTIKSTHRAGVRELTVYAFSTENWQRPADEVSDLMRMFAELIDREVPELHEQNVRVRFIGRRAGLSEELLKKIEWAEQLTGKNEAMTLFVAFNYGGRAEIEDAMIAAAGNGVTGGEVDVRKYLYAPEMHDPELLIRTSGEQRISNFLLWQCAYCELVFSDKLWPEFSEEDLLSAFAEYARRQRRFGAR, encoded by the coding sequence ATGGACGGCAACGGACGCTGGGCGTCCCGCCGCCATCTGCCGGTCATAGCCGGGCACCGCGAAGGCTCCAAAACCCTCAAGCGCACGATCAAATCGACGCACCGGGCGGGTGTCCGCGAACTAACCGTTTACGCTTTCTCTACCGAGAACTGGCAGCGCCCCGCTGACGAGGTCAGCGACCTGATGCGGATGTTCGCGGAGCTGATAGACCGGGAGGTTCCCGAGCTTCACGAGCAGAACGTGCGCGTGCGCTTTATCGGCAGGCGGGCGGGGCTCTCCGAAGAGCTGCTTAAGAAGATAGAATGGGCGGAGCAACTTACCGGCAAAAATGAAGCCATGACCCTTTTTGTCGCTTTCAACTATGGAGGCCGCGCTGAAATCGAGGACGCGATGATAGCAGCCGCCGGCAACGGCGTAACCGGGGGAGAGGTGGACGTCAGGAAATATCTCTACGCTCCGGAGATGCACGATCCCGAACTGCTCATCCGCACCAGCGGTGAACAGCGTATCAGTAATTTCCTGCTCTGGCAGTGCGCCTACTGCGAACTTGTCTTCTCAGACAAATTGTGGCCTGAATTCAGCGAGGAAGACCTGCTGTCGGCCTTCGCGGAATACGCCAGGCGCCAGCGGCGATTCGGGGCCAGGTAG
- a CDS encoding phosphatidate cytidylyltransferase: MLITRALVGTVGAILALIVVYTGGLALLVALIVLSILGLHEFYRMTRTYKPNLLAGYAGATLIIIGAHTGGLEGALRGTIYLFALTFILHAIRGLKAEMVGEMAVTYFGAFYVGVGFSHVILLRNTPAFGISLAFIVLLATWSSDTVAYTVGHFLGQRPISPVISPKKTIEGTLAGFVGTIVVVLIVGKQLGWMGSGQFFVLGLVIAVAAPLGDLFESYIKRASHVKDAGTIIPGHGGILDRFDSLLFAAVASFYIVAALVSNGS, from the coding sequence TTGCTCATCACCCGCGCACTCGTCGGCACCGTCGGCGCCATTCTTGCTCTGATCGTGGTCTATACCGGGGGACTGGCGCTGCTCGTGGCTCTGATTGTGCTGAGCATCCTCGGCCTGCACGAGTTCTACCGCATGACCAGGACTTACAAGCCGAACCTTCTCGCCGGCTATGCCGGCGCCACCCTCATCATCATCGGCGCCCATACCGGTGGCCTGGAAGGCGCCCTGCGGGGAACGATCTACCTCTTCGCGCTCACCTTCATCCTGCATGCGATCCGCGGGCTCAAGGCGGAGATGGTGGGGGAGATGGCCGTCACATACTTCGGAGCTTTTTACGTCGGCGTCGGATTCTCACATGTCATCCTGCTCAGGAACACGCCCGCCTTCGGCATCAGCCTGGCTTTCATTGTGCTGCTGGCGACCTGGTCTTCGGACACGGTCGCCTATACCGTCGGCCATTTCCTGGGTCAGAGGCCCATATCGCCGGTGATCTCGCCCAAGAAGACTATCGAGGGCACGCTGGCGGGATTTGTCGGCACGATCGTAGTCGTCCTGATCGTCGGCAAGCAGCTGGGCTGGATGGGCTCGGGCCAGTTCTTCGTGCTCGGGCTGGTCATCGCCGTCGCGGCGCCGCTGGGCGACCTGTTCGAGTCTTATATAAAACGGGCATCACATGTGAAGGACGCGGGAACTATCATCCCGGGACATGGAGGCATCCTCGACCGGTTCGACTCGCTGCTGTTTGCAGCCGTGGCTTCCTTTTATATCGTGGCTGCCCTGGTCAGCAACGGCAGCTGA
- the dxr gene encoding 1-deoxy-D-xylulose-5-phosphate reductoisomerase — MTIKKVLIMGSTGSIGKQALEVISETAGLEVAGLAAGANHRLLAEQANQFGVNSLAILDEAAGSTVMDDLPGATVITGPGCIRGLIEEVDCDLVLNAVVGAAGLEATIATLEKGVDLALANKESLVVGGEFVMSLARKNDARILPVDSEHSAIFQCMQGQQQTEHIFLTASGGPFFGKKREELASVSREDALNHPRWTMGTKISIDSATLMNKGLEVIEAHHLFGVPYNEIEVLIHPQSVVHSLIRFADGSVLAQMGLPSMKLPIAYAMNYPVRLPVKLPRLDLTEERELTFFKPDLEAFPCLEIAVEAGKRGGGAPVAVNAANEVAVAAFLAGRLRFLEIAVVIEKTVASMDGNLPGHLGGLEEVTVIDEEARQRAEALTV, encoded by the coding sequence ATGACTATAAAAAAAGTTTTGATCATGGGCTCCACCGGGTCCATCGGGAAACAGGCACTCGAAGTCATCTCCGAGACGGCGGGCCTTGAAGTCGCCGGCCTCGCCGCCGGCGCCAATCACCGGCTGCTGGCCGAGCAGGCCAACCAGTTCGGAGTGAATTCGCTTGCCATACTCGATGAAGCAGCGGGCTCTACGGTCATGGATGATCTCCCCGGGGCCACAGTCATCACCGGGCCCGGATGCATCCGCGGCCTCATCGAGGAAGTCGATTGTGACCTGGTCCTGAACGCCGTAGTCGGCGCCGCCGGCCTCGAGGCCACGATCGCCACTCTGGAAAAAGGTGTCGATCTCGCCCTGGCCAACAAGGAAAGCCTCGTCGTCGGCGGGGAATTCGTCATGAGCCTGGCCCGAAAGAACGATGCCCGGATACTTCCCGTCGACAGCGAGCACAGCGCCATCTTCCAGTGCATGCAGGGCCAGCAGCAGACGGAGCACATCTTCCTCACCGCCTCGGGCGGCCCTTTTTTCGGGAAGAAACGCGAAGAGCTGGCAAGCGTCAGCCGTGAGGACGCGCTCAACCACCCCCGCTGGACCATGGGCACCAAGATCTCAATCGATTCCGCTACGCTGATGAACAAGGGACTCGAGGTGATCGAGGCGCATCATCTGTTCGGAGTGCCTTATAATGAGATAGAGGTGCTGATCCATCCACAATCGGTCGTCCATTCGCTCATCAGGTTCGCTGACGGTTCGGTCCTGGCCCAGATGGGGCTGCCCAGCATGAAGCTTCCCATCGCCTACGCCATGAATTATCCGGTGCGGCTGCCGGTGAAGCTGCCGCGGCTGGACCTGACCGAGGAGCGCGAGCTGACATTTTTCAAGCCCGACCTCGAGGCTTTTCCCTGTCTGGAAATCGCCGTCGAGGCCGGCAAACGCGGCGGCGGCGCGCCGGTAGCCGTCAACGCCGCCAACGAGGTGGCCGTGGCAGCATTTCTGGCCGGGCGGCTGCGCTTCCTGGAAATCGCCGTCGTGATCGAGAAAACGGTCGCTTCCATGGACGGCAACCTCCCCGGTCATCTCGGGGGACTGGAAGAAGTAACTGTAATCGACGAAGAGGCCCGCCAGCGGGCTGAAGCCCTGACCGTGTAG